Genomic window (Rhinatrema bivittatum chromosome 9, aRhiBiv1.1, whole genome shotgun sequence):
gcagggctctcccgcgctggcccctttaaatccagggcTCAGCCGCGGGAGGACGCTGGCAGCCATGTCGGCGCGGTAGCGCCGCGTCCCGAGGCCTGCACGGCCCGTTCGGGGCTGGAGGGGACCGGAGCCGGGTGCAGGTAGGCGGCGGCGGTCCGTTCGGAGCTGGAGGGGACCGGAGCCGGGTGCAGGTAGGCGGCGGCGGTCCCGGCCGGCCCGGGGTCGCAACAGTGGGCCTTTTAAAGAGCAACATCTGGCGCGCACATATGCCTAGGGAAGCGGGGCCCAGCATGCAATAGCGGCATTCCTGCCGCGTGGAGGAGGCTAGTGTCATTGGCATTTGGGGGTCAGTGAACTGGATCATGGGAGCAGCCCGCGAGCCAGCAAACGTAATATGTATGACTGGAATTTCTTGCTTAGgatcttctttcctgccactAACAAGTGTAAGCCATCCTTATAATCTTTTAGTGCTCCATAATTGGCCTCAGCCTGCAATGTATCCAAATTCACTTTCTTaacaccatgttttgagccatgtattgaaattTTATATCTGGCTTATCCTTTCCAAAACAGGCAATATTTCATGCAAATCAACATTCTTTGCCATATATCTAATCTCCTTCCCCAGATTCTGGAAATCattctgtactgcttggatactgtttctagcaaggtcgttaGTCCCCatatggatgataacattgatattggAGTTCTTACTTTCTACGAGCTGAGGATCCTCTTCAAAATTAATTCTCAGATTTGTTCCTCtaatgactgagtctcccagcagaaggagCTTTCTTTTATAAAATTTCTTAATGTTAAAGGTTTCTGGGTGCACGGGGAgtctttttcattttctgttgcagGAGCAGCTTCATTTTCCAATTTAGAAAAGGCATTCTTTAGGGACATCAAGGTATGTCGGAAGGCTGAAAAGAGGTGCCCTAGGGGCACCTTCTACTTGTGTTTCAAAGGGAACAGCCTGTGAACAAAGTCGGAAAGGAATAGTCTTCATATGGAGATCTGTTCCCAGCCTGTGATGGAGAGGACCTTGGTGGGAGGTCAGCTGAGTACTGCTCCTAGGAAGAGTATTTCTCTGACAGATATGCAGGGTTCCAGGACTGCTCGGACTCCCCAGAACTTTGATTCGATGGCAGCTTGAGAATGCAATGATCCTAGAGCTGAAGGCTTCTATGTTATAATACGTGACTCATTGGGCTTCAGGATCAATTGAGATCATGGAACAGGTGAAGTTTCTCATTCTGAACCCATGCAACTCTGGTTTGATGTACTGGACCTGAATCAACACTACCAAAACACTTGGTGCTGAGGGAGTGTCACTGAGAGGAGAACTGCCGAATGCACCAAGAGGCGTTGAGGTGATTGATGCTAGGACTTCGATGCAACTGATGTGTCAAGCAAACACTTCAGAGATCCTCTTATCGAGCTCCACCTCAGAATGCCAATGACAGTACTGGGTTCAGCCTTGTAAACAGACATTTCCATGACCTCCTGAAGTTTTCTATCAAAGCTCATGACTATACCTTTAGAGATTGGTGTGGTAGAATCTGTGCCTGAGAAGCTGATCTCACCTCCAGATGTGATGACTTTTGATGATGCAAAACTGCAAGCACCCTCTGGTTCTCAGAACTGTACATCAAAGAGTAATGTCAATGCTTCAAAGTCTGTACTCGAGGCTCAATACtgactttcttcatttccttctttgAACATTCATATTCCTGATCTTGGCTCAAGCCTGGGGAGTGTGATTTCTCTTGACTCCTGGGCATTTCATTGGACTAAGGAGCCAAAGAAGTTGAAAGTTTCTTCAGTACAGCCCGGTCACCAGCAAACATTGTAGCTCCATAGTTCTCAAGTAAAACCTTCAAAATCAGCTTCAAGAAACCAGGCTTTTGTTCAACAGCTAGGAAAGCTTGGAGTGTATCCTTCCAGGCCTGAACCTCTGACTTACATCTTAAAACAGATGTAACAGCAggagttgtttatttatttatttgatttatagtctgcctttcaggcactttcaaagcagattacattgagGAACTGTGAGTATTCTTGTGGAGATATTTATAGTGAACCTTAAGACAGGTGATTATGGACACCTTCTCTTTGCACGTCTGACAAAACTTGAAGCCTAGGACATCAGAAGAAAAACTGACAAGGCAAAGTCAAATGAAGAACTTTCCGCTTGATATGAGATGTTCCAAAAAGAAAATCTTCAACCAGGTGGTCTGCTTGTGAAGCCATTTTGAAGATAAAACTCATCGGCCAGAATCAACAAAGAAGTGTAAGGTAGAGGCCACCTCTGGACACAGTAGGTTTTGCCTTTACAGAAAGCTGTGGAAGATTCTGTCCATCTGGGGTCAAGACCAATTCCTGGACCCACTTGTATGCCTCACTGAACCTGTTTGATGTCAGAGAACAGTTTATTCAGAGcaatccattttatttttgtagatTTGGTTGCTCACCTTTctaaatccaagctcaaggtgcGCTACAATTCAGATACAGAAGgcatttccctgccccagagggcttacaaactaaATTGGTTCCTGGAGCATTGGAGGGCAGAGTGACTTACCCAAGTTcaaaaggagcaacagtgggatgtgaaccttggcttccctggttcccagcccgctgctctaactactTGTGGTCAATCTTCCACATTTCCTCCGCTGGACTCAACCATCAGTGTACAGGAAGGAGGCAAGTAAAAAACATGAGTGCATTCTGTGTTTTTCTCATATGATTTAACGTGAACAAGCAACATAGTATTGTAAAGGAGATCCATTACATTGATGGCCTCTGGTTTCATGTGTTCATCACAATCTACAACTCACATTTATTACGTATACTCTTTCCAcctttagaaaaatattttaccATTTCCACATGCTTCACTTGTTTATATTCAATTTCATCCCTATAGCCAGCCTGCTGAAATCTGTACAGGTTCTCGATCTCATCAGACCATTGTTTTGCACGGCTTATAGATTTTGGTTTCACATCAGGGGCAGCCATGGCTCCAGCAACTTCATCAGACATTTTTCTGGAGGGAAAATAAGACAAAGAGAACTTCCATATAACAAAATGATATACTTCATATGCTAATGAACATAAAGCACTGACAACAAAACCCCACATTTCTTTTAGTCTACCATGATTTTGACAagtttctttggcagtattggagATGAAACTTAGCTCTTCGTGTTATTTTTTGTTTAGATTCCAAAACTGAGGTTCATTTCAGTtgaaaatgtttccatgcaaatcAGATTCTGCTCTAAGACGTGATTGATGATATTAAGTAGCTGGTATACACTTGTTCAGCATTTTGAGAAGCCCACCACACAGAAAATGAGCTTATTTCTTAAACCTAACTAACATTTTTCATACAAAGAGTTTACTGCCACTGGAATCTGTTATTAGACAAACATAAAAATAGCCTAAGATTAAGATGTGAGAAGCTTTCGAGACCACAAAGGACCCTTCTTCATAGGTGCTTACAAAACGTCTGTGCAGTAGCAGCAGCTCTGGATAAGTCTAACATTGGACCAATGTGGCTCAGCACTCCAGAATCCAAACTAATGTGGAATGCTTCTTTATTGGTCACTTGGCATTTGAATTCCTGAAATCATGCACTATAATATTTGATTTCTTCAGTTCTGATTTTGGATTGCACAAGATAAAATTAGGACTGACTGTAATGGTAGATGTAGTAAACTTATTTCTTACAATCTATTCTGACTCCGCCATTTGAAATGTGATAACAATCTTGtattgctaaattttattttaacaatttttaataaaACCACTGAAAGGTGTCCCTACTACTGACTTCTTTTATCCCACACATGGTATGCTTTACACCCAATGTGATATTCATTATATAATGTGTATAATATATTGCATGCTCTGGTTGGGATACATTATATCAGATTCGTTAAAGAGTCATTTCAGTCTATCCAATCATAAGGTCAACTAGTCTAAAATGCTGTCAGAGGGCATGCATAGTCTCTAAAGGAGAGCAAACTgcttatttaaaagttattttctccTTGATTTAAGATCTAGTGCTCCCTGTTAAGAGCACATTTGTTCTCTCCTGTCAGCATCTAAGCTCCTAATCTTAGAGACTCAAgttctgtagggagatatcctATGTTTTatcactgaaagcaccaaatatgaatcataatagtcaAAGAATTATGCAGTCAAATACTGACAGGCCCCCAAAAACAAGAGACCTTGCTTtgatgagaactttacactgaaggatactttatctagatctgcctgtttgtaagtgatgGTGTAAACAGGACCAAAGCAGAAGGCCAATACAGCAGCTAAGCCCCTAGGCAGGAGTCATGAATCGGCCAacagagtccagaagtcagaaagACCCCGCCCTTGGAAGAAGGGAGGGCAGTCTGAGACAAAGAAAAACACTGTGGCATAACAGCTTGGCATTAAGATGTGGCAGTAACCCCCCtcccaaagaaatggggaggggggaaagacctgcaatacggcaaagaccctccacccaccatgtgATTATGAACTTATGCCTatttatcagctgggaagtataagacagTGGGGCAAATAAGGAGCAGGGAGCAACCCTGGGAGCAAGACcatgaaagaggagagagaccCTGAAACAGAGAAGAGACCCCTGTAAGAAAAGGAACCAGAAAAGTGAAAGGGGAGCCCTAAGCAgaccagcaccccctgctattgaggagggagaagactagtgTGGGCCAGGAGACTGGGGAcaggagaccagagagaagaGACGCTCTGCTCAGGTGAGGAGAGTGACATAgagtctgagatggtgaggggcaagagcaagccccagacagcccggcaagtaccagagccagaagcaagtctcatTCCCTGCACCCTCCAgccagaacctgcttcagaggggaacagagggaaattgcctgaagttgggaccagggttAAGTAAGTTACctataagtattaatatattaagcaggctaaggtttatggcatgttggtAACTACCCATAGTATAGAACTATCTCTATGGTGCTTAgaggccaggatgttagagataggaattgttattttctaaatgctatatcctgccaaatctgataaataaaagtctatttctgaggagaacacgttGTCTTTTCTTGAGCTTAGGATCGTGAAGTGAAGTGGGAGGCgaactgggaatgtcctttagcacaggggtccccaaccaccggtccgcggaccgggaccgggccgtgggagttttttgccggtccgcggcgccgcggccccgctgctcttccttccctgctgccattgccgctgggttatcagcacgttcaagcccagcgggaacggcagtggtgcaaaaaaaaaaaaaaaatgctgtggcacccgcggctggccttttcttcttcccgcgcctgccccccccccccccccgtgacccggaacaggaagtgatacacggtgcgcgggaagaagaaaggccgtgccgcgtgataaactaacagcggccgctgcagcatcggcccccaagctattgcagcagacggtaatcgggaaaggggagagcagcaggagcctcccgcaatcgatggaattcttccttcttggcctgcgggggctggaggaggaggtggtgcagctactgtttgtgctcgggggggggagaggaagtgagtgagagaaagagagagaagcaggcagccagcctgtgtgtaagtgagagaatgtgtgtgattgactgggcagagagctgatgtgtgtatgtgagagacaatgaaagtgattgctcagggaggtgactgatgtgtgtgtgtgagagagaaaaagcatggaagtgagaagtctgggtatgtgagaaacaTGGgctaagaagcctggtgttgtgggggtgaaagaaagcatgggagtgagaaaccagggtgagtgtgcatgcatgagagagagagactgcttggtaaggtgacggtgtgtgtgagagaaaaagactggtgtgtgtgaatgtgagagaatgtgattcagggaatgagaagcctgtgcacgtggagagtgaacatggaaatgagagagactggtgtgtgtgtaacagagagaaagtgattatgggaatgagaagcgtgtgcatgtgaagagaagtgagcatgggtgtgagaaacctgggtgtgtgtgagacacagcataggagggagaagcctgtatatctgaaagagaacatgggagtgagagactggtgagtgtgtgtgtgtgtgagagagagagacagagaaagtgattatgagagtgagaagcccatatatgtaagtagaacacgggagtgggaagcctctgtgtgtgtgtatggcatgagagaaactgttcaggaaggtgactggtgtgtgtgtgtgtgccaaagactgtttgggagatgattggtgtgtgagagacagaaactggtcatgggggcatgacttgtatggtgtgtgtgtgagagacatgggcactaaggaagaggaccataagtatagagcttagcttctactgctgcttctggtgtgtgccacggcttgcagggaaggggagtaggagagctgctggagggggtaagtaaaagtggctttttaagtttatttttcttgactgccattttaattgtgtgatgtctgcttttttaaaatattttattggtgtttggagaatgtttaatagtttttatgagtttttaattgttggatgttattctgttcatttatttttatttatttatttgaatttcttatataccggcattcgcgatgggagtcgcatcatgccggtttacaataaacagggtgtgacaaaaggataaatatttaaaaacacttaacattaacatgtgatagaataggaaaatagcagttacaataaaacagggacataatgcaacttggattGCATTATGTTCATAATGTTCATTATGTTCATAATGTTCATAACTTGGATTGCATTATGTTCAtaatgttcatagctgttttgaaacatttattctgcttattagtatagttttacaattatttctgtgtggggatctatagctgcttgctagttctgttttcctaataagaggtgtattggtttttaggacctgatttaatatttgtagtgttgccttttcatagatagggttgctcctgtttgagtgtattccataatacaggtgtaactgtgtgcggattagtttatgtgcattactacagatcctgggagtatgttaggtcggttctgtgtctgttaccgagatgagatattttgctagcatgtaagcgtttgtatcggtcttatttgttgtgttttctcagaggacatgcattggtggtaaactgctgtcttttcataagtagggctattgagcctggaagtagaaggagtttgagttgctgttactgagatgtcactagaaccagaatatcttttttgtagggtgagttgtatggggaatgtcataattctgctttacatccattattgtgggtcaggggtgTTCCCGTGGATAccaactgtacttttacatctagccctgtgacgatcatgggtcagtgtgtcacgcatgtgagaacctatggtgagttgagtcacattcacattataaatgtcataaataaatgataagtgtgcactaaaatctaaccccctccataaccccgcccccatatgaccaaagccccgcccctgccccaccctgccgggccatggaaaaatggtcttgcttgaagccggtccctggtgcaaaaaaggttggggaccactgctttagcagacagatccctgcactcctaaacttgcttacagtcTCACTGCAGTTCCTTGTTAGACACCGCAGCTATCTGGTGATACCCAGAAGCAGGTCTCAAATTTACAGAGAAAACAACTGTGAAAAATTACTGTCCCCATATGAAGGCTCATAAACACCCATTACCAAACGCACTATGGCATTAGAAAGTGAAATTAGAAATTAGAtgtattattttaaatgttttactgctAATGGCAAAATTGGTAGATTTCTACTGTCATTGAAAGCCTAGTGGATCTGGTACCTGTGGTCCATTTTCTTTCTTCAATGATTTAGAAaggataaataaaatgaaataattctGAACACATACATTGTTGACTGTGTTAATCCCAACTCCTGGTCCAGATTGCACAATCTGTAATATCTTCAAAGTGACATCAAATGGGTCTTGTTGATGGTAGGATTGTATTGCTAGGCCTTTTCTAAGTGCCTTTCAAATTTTCTCATCAGATCACATATCCCAAGTAATGGGTGTATGAAGCTTAGATAGCTAATATATCACCTAATATGTGCTCAAATCTCTTCCAGGGTGACAACATTAACATGTAATTTTCATCTTTGATGCTAAGCATTCACttcttgattttatgatttttgcaTCACCCTCATAATGAGGAAATTACAAGTGAAAGGTATAACACATACATTCTCAGTAGAACCAAGAATTTTAAACCATGTGGCAAGTGTACTAAGCTTTTTACCTATAGATGTAAACAGGGAGAAATCTTTTAGTACATCTGGTTCTTACTTGAATAATTATATTGGTCCACAAGAGAAGAGGTTCCTAATAATGCAAGCACAATGCTAAAATTACTGCCATCTGCAGGGATTAAATAATATTAAGTATAGACTGCCCTTTAACtggaaatacaaataataaatcgTTATTacagtttaatatttattttatttatttaacagctttcaCATACCAATATTAAACtgaacatcatatcagtttacatggaaacgaaaggtggaaaatacaatgaacgggGAGGTTTAACAAGTTGCAAACTGGAGGAGGCTCTAAAAGGTGAGCCTGAATGGATAAACTAGCGAGGTAAGATATTGGAAAATTTTAAgttaagtattaatatattagcaTGTAAACGTATTAACGTAAAGGTTTAGTGAGGGATGGAGTTAACTGCGAAGTGCAGGGCAGAGGCGTAGAGGGGTGCCTGGAACTAGTCTGGgaatgcctggtggaagagccaggtctttaacatTTTCCTGAACATAATAGCAATAATGACTTCTATATTGATCTTTTATCTGAAGAATACAACTTAGGCACTTGGATCAGTCCTTATGCTATCTGTAGCCCTCAGGCTTGAGGCCCTGTGATTTTTAAAACACAAATGTGTATTTAGGGAGATTTTTTGTTGCTAAATTGTATTCCTTTTCACCATGTGAAATGCGTAGCAATCAAacaagtgatacctttttattggaccaatgtAATACATTTGTGGCTACTATACAAGATGTGCTAAGGACAATAACGTCTGAATATACAAGTGAATTATGACCTGTATTACAGAGCAATTTGTAACTTACTTGTATATTTGGACAACATCATCCCTAGGTCTTGCGCTGACCTGATGAAGGTTATAGAATTCTAAAAacctagtcacagatgtattaatcTACGTCAATAAAACAGTAAGGATCTCAACTACaccttgtttgctgacctttattactatgtatccaagtggactaatgCAGCAA
Coding sequences:
- the MEIG1 gene encoding meiosis expressed gene 1 protein homolog — translated: MSDEVAGAMAAPDVKPKSISRAKQWSDEIENLYRFQQAGYRDEIEYKQVKHVEMVDRWPDTGFVKKLQRRNNTFYYYDRQRECEDKEVHKVKVYAY